Proteins encoded within one genomic window of Paramisgurnus dabryanus chromosome 11, PD_genome_1.1, whole genome shotgun sequence:
- the got1l1 gene encoding putative aspartate aminotransferase, cytoplasmic 2, translating to MSVRSVFDDAPFASSAVKFAEDFKRDTHPDKVNLGGREYVGDQGKTTWLPLIQKIKEQIITDPTLIPEYQPILGIPEFNRKATELALGRDSPAILQSKVFGVQTLGRTGAVRLGAELLRSWFCSGSSWSGPVLLSSPCDESLADTFKAAGIQDVRYYRYWDAESSRVCVENMLHDLENAPEHSVVVLFASGHRPTGADLCQEEWKRVTEIMVRRQMFPFWLMPAQGLCSGSLDRDAWPVRHCVSLGLELLCAQSFSHTFGLYGERVGHLFCVLKENLLAVESQAERLVQTLWSCPPMDGARVVATVLSNPAHLAEWENSLKVKAERCMLMRERLRERLRLLATPGCWDNIIKSGGLYCCLGLTAQQVDFLSQRKHVYLLPKGCLNVSAINSRNLDYVAESIHQALTSQL from the exons ATGTCCGTTCGCTCCGTGTTTGATGACGCACCGTTCGCGTCAAGCGCGGTGAAGTTTGCAGAGGATTTCAAGCGTGACACGCACCCTGATAAAGTTAATCTTGGAGGAAGGG AGTATGTTGGAGACCAAGGAAAAACCACATGGCTTcctttaatacaaaaaataaaggaGCAGATAATCACAGACCCCACTCTTATCCCGGAGTACCAACCCATCCTTGGTATCCCAGAATTTAACAGGAAGGCAACAGAACTTGCACTGGGAAGGGATAGCCCTGCTATATTGCAAAGCAAG GTGTTCGGTGTCCAAACATTAGGACGTACGGGGGCTGTTCGTCTCGGTGCCGAGTTACTCAGATCCTGGTTCTGTTCCGGTTCTTCCTGGAGTGGACCGGTCCTCCTCTCATCTCCCTGTGATG AATCACTGGCAGACACCTTTAAGGCAGCAGGGATTCAGGATGTAAGATACTACCGGTACTGGGATGCTGAATCCAGCCGAGTGTGCGTTGAAAACATGCTGCATGATTTGGAGAATGCTCCAGAACATAGCGTGGTGGTCCTGTTCGCTTCAGGGCATCGTCCCACAGGGGCCGACCTCTGTCAGGAGGAGTGGAAACGTGTGACTGAGATCATGGTG AGGCGTCAGATGTTTCCATTCTGGCTGATGCCCGCTCAGGGTTTGTGCAGTGGTTCTTTGGATCGGGATGCCTGGCCTGTTCGGCACTGTGTGTCTTTGGGACTAGAACTGCTTTGCGCTCAGTCCTTTTCCCACACCTTTGGCCTCTACG GTGAAAGGGTCGGACATCTTTTTTGTGTGCTAAAGGAGAATCTGTTGGCTGTAGAATCTCAGGCTGAGAGACTTGTTCAGACACTTTGGTCCTGCCCCCCAATGGACGGGGCGAGGGTGGTTGCCACTGTGCTTAGCAACCCTGCCCATCTTGCTGAGTG ggaaaACAGTTTGAAAGTCAAAGCTGAACGGTGCATGCTAATGCGTGAACGTTTGCGTGAGAGACTGAGACTTTTGGCTACTCCTGGGTGCTGGGACAATATAATAAAGTCTGGTGGGCTTTATTGCTGCCTCGGGCTCACTG CTCAACAGGTTGACTTTCTGTCTCAGAGGAAACATGTCTACTTGTTACCCAAGGGCTGTCTGAATGTTAGTGCCATAAACAGCCGTAACCTTGACTATGTGGCAGAATCTATTCACCAAGCTTTGACCTCTCAACTCTGA
- the npm2a gene encoding nucleoplasmin-2a — MIEMTTFSNYFVENDSIISVDLSDISSSSSVSDRACVVWGCVLSASEPTAVFKEDDDDLLENQLFIKTICLSEKARDEMHVVTVCDGVGRSKPLPIATLRHSMPMISFPSLELTPPVTFKLCSGKGPVFISGQHIALNPIEVTEGEEEEDDEDG; from the exons ATGATTGAGATGACAACCTTCTCAAACTACTTTGTTGAGAATGATTCTATAATTTCAGTAGATCTGTCGGATATATCCAGTTCATCATCTGTATCTGACAGAGCATGTGTTGTCTGGG GCTGTGTACTGAGTGCTTCTGAGCCCACGGCTGTCTTTAAAGAGGATGATGATGATCTACTGGAGAACCAGTTGTTTATCAAAACG ATATGTCTCAGTGAGAAAGCAAGGGACGAGATGCACGTGGTGACCGTCTGCGATGGGGTCGGAAGATCCAAACCGTTACCCATTGCCACCTTACGTCACAGTATGCCAATG ATCAGTTTTCCTAGTTTGGAGCTTACACCTCCTGTCACGTTTAAATTGTGCTCGGGAAAAGGACCTGTGTTCATCTCTGGTCAGCATATTGCAT TGAACCCCATTGAAGTGACAGAGGGggaggaggaagaggatgaTGAAGATGGTTAA